A region from the Corylus avellana chromosome ca7, CavTom2PMs-1.0 genome encodes:
- the LOC132188601 gene encoding cyclin-D1-1-like encodes MSSLFSDYSTSPTLYCSEVAADVVSSNAHVCEDHEYFHTTLDWLPDDESSIVGIFDSENHQMLEIESIHRLRGNTAVVGARKDSVNWMLKVHAYYNFRPETAYLSVNYMDCFLASHTLPQGKGWPLQLLSVACLALAAKMEETSVPLLLDLQVKGNKFLFKPKTVQRMELLVMSNLKWRLRRTTPFDFLHYFVAKLSCQLASPLNDCSQVLSRASDLIISTCHVIDFLDYPPSSIAAAAVLCATDQNMEDQEYLSYFHMRVSKELVKKCRNLMKQKKCLLPHIKQQKLQPSPVGMLDAAIGRSCNGQRTGLTRI; translated from the exons ATGTCGAGCTTGTTCTCAGACTACTCAACTAGTCCTACCTTGTACTGCAGCGAAGTAGCCGCCGATGTGGTTTCCTCAAATGCCCACGTCTGTGAAGACCATGAATATTTTCATACGACTCTGGATTGGCTGCCGGACGATGAGAGCTCTATTGTTGGCATCTTCGATTCTGAGAACCATCAAATGCTGGAAATTGAATCAATACATCGCCTACGTGGAAATACTGCTGTTGTCGGCGCTAGAAAAGACTCTGTCAATTGGATGTTGAAG GTGCATGCTTACTACAATTTTAGGCCTGAAACGGCATATCTTTCTGTAAACTATATGGATTGTTTTCTCGCCTCTCATACATTGCCG CAAGGGAAAGGGTGGCCGCTGCAGCTGTTATCCGTTGCTTGCTTGGCCCTGGCAGcaaaaatggaagaaacaaGCGTGCCCCTTCTGTTAGACCTGCAGGTGAAGGGAAACAAATTCTTGTTCAAGCCCAAGACAGTTCAAAGGATGGAGCTTTTAGTCATGTCCAATCTCAAGTGGCGATTGCGCAGGACTACCCCTTTTGATTTTCTCCACTATTTCGTTGCTAAGCTTTCATGTCAGCTTGCCTCTCCACTAAATGATTGCAGCCAAGTTTTGTCCCGTGCCTCAGATCTTATTATCAGCACATGTCATG TGATTGACTTCTTGGATTATCCTCCATCCTCAATAGCAGCAGCTGCCGTGCTATGTGCAACAGATCAAAATATGGAAGACCAGGAGTACTTGAGCTACTTCCATATGAGAGTAAGCAAA GAATTGGTGAAAAAATGTCGCAATCTTATGAAGCAGAAGAAGTGCTTGCTGCCacacattaaacaacaaaagttGCAGCCAAGTCCTGTTGGCATGCTTGATGCAGCGATTGGCAGAAGCTGCAATGGTCAAAGAACTGGGCTAACAAGGATTTGA